ggaattgataaatacttgatttttttgtatttttctgatattttttttttcttaaaaaggaaacacttttgatacatatacaaaaggaaacaaaagattacatgacactttgcaagaggtagccctttttgatgcacccagttaaattcgatggttgtctttcttaatgtaacctccaccttctatcccaaccaaccaaagaacaagctagtcaagtttcgttcagtattctaaagtgattggcaatcgtaacttcctatcaaacaccttgaagatcgaggccatacatgtattggtagatcgtgcgcgtgcaaatttcttatcactatgtgaattgtgctagaatcagggtgcctaaatatctagactaagactcctaataaaaatacatatttgcacaagagtcaacatttcaaggtaaatgagctccatttttatgattttttaattttttaatttttttattttgatttttcaatttttttggaatttttcaattttttcaaaaagaagaaggagttcgttttcaattatggcaaattatcatggtatctactctatacccccaaacctaaactaaacattgtcctcaatgtttcaaaatatggaaagaattaaaatgcaacatatggaaagggacatgctgagtagagaaaaaggagagagaatacccgatttcggcgaaagcagaattaaaactccgttattcaaggcaaaaatccaacatatttcagccgagatcatattggattagcaaaatatatacaaaaggaacaaaagggtttttaaaatttttatctactggattatatacaaaaaaattcaccatacactaacaatctaaagagttgaggatcaacccacaagacaaagtgtagagacaaaggaagattcaaaacactaaaattggacttaaatgggaatgagagtgaaaaaccgaatgaattacttctaaacctaaattgttcaacaggtttacttttaagcacaaaatctaacaattttaggggttcaggattcaaaaggtctaactcataatggactgttttcgggatgggcaaagaaatgcattccaactgtggctctttaaaagtgttatattttgaagcaaaatagtccaagaggacttgggaagcacacagttccaaacctaggttaggaattttcagaaaaattggttttacaatattggtacaaaccaaatctaggttgggtggaaggccatcagattgtgacttaggtagaagaataggcatatcattatcaatcaaatcaaaatctcctaactcatctacacatgtcacatcatgctcacaatcatcaatcacattggcaagatcacaataagaattatcaacatcatcaacagattgattttcatgcatcggcaaatcaggggaaacatcacatggaatactagaagaaatatcatgcattaaggtcggggcagagaagcctaatgtatttgaacccaaaggttccataacattttcagtatagacatgttcttctaacataacatcataatcatcatcatcatcatgatagggattttgcaatctaggataattttcaatcctaaggtcggagctattacaagaataaaactctaattcatggggatgactcatatcatgtggtgttgttcctgtttccctaacggattcccattgatgggttttctctgcaatctcggctaaaaaattccatgcatcatccacagatttatcaataaactcaccattacacatagactcaaccatggttcgagatttaaagtctagtccctcatagaggatgacgacaagtctccacttctcaattccatggtgcggacattcactcaacaaatcattaaaacgttcaaaatagtgaaaaacagtttcctcatccaattggacaaaacaattgatactttgacgaatagcgatggtcctatgatgtggaaaatttttttggaaaaattgattagtgagttgttcccaagtggtgattgattgtggtctcaaaccgtaaaaccatgttttggccatttcctttaaagaaaatgtaaacaaacgcaatttcagagagtcttcggacatatgatcaggttgcatagtccgacaaatttgttcaaactctcttacatgagtataggggttctcagaatcgaaccctcgaaatataggaagtatttgtatcatgcttgcatttattttaaaagggttattggtttgaggtaatacaatacatgataatggaatttttattgacggatacatgtattcatggagagcacgaggttggcccattttgaaaagacacaaagcccactatttggttttaatgggttttcaaaaatttggttttttatgggaaaattttggttttggtgggagacatttgaaaatttggttttaaaatgggagtaaaataaaaaatttggttttaaaattgggagcaaaagaattttttttttttttttttgaaaaagaaaataaaatttggtttttttgaatgggagcacgcccactgttggtcttgtgtttgctttggttccgcttggttgaaaacttttggtggaactgagtccaaaatctcggcctagaattagggtactcggcccactaacgagttcaactagcgtgatcggttacaagctcagctgggtttaaaaacccagaatacaaaatacaagtccaaattaaacaagctcacaaaaattaaatacaagcccacaaattaaacaaacaagcccacaaataaattattacaaacccaacagaaaataagagaagcccaaaaattggctttaattattacatgcccacaattaaaaaattggaagcccacaattcgggttctcttaaatgggttaccttttaagcacagcccagctgctctgatattgttgcaaaaacccagttgggctttggttcttttccttggtggcgtcccagcagaggaaaaaaaggttcagaacagcaggtccaacagcaaatgaagtgaagcagatgcagatgcaaatgctatgaagtgaaatgcaaaatagctaagaaaaacacagataaaacacagcaccaatccccggcagcggcgccaaaaacttggcaggccttgaaagggtgtATAAATGAAGCAatgaaacgggggcctacagtaataccgcaagtgcacggtcgtcagttgtagctcgtgcaagtacgggtcgatccacagagatcgggtgtgttttggaagcgttttagctaattgggttcctagtttgctattgggctatgaagccttttggcttaaatttgggctttgagtactaatgggtttgaatgccctttgaatgaattgggcttagtgggtttgttaaaaataaaatgaactgagcttgggctcagttatctttgaagtgcaaatgggctttgggcctttgattgagctttgggctcaatttcaccttaacagtgaaatggtctttcacagtaattgggctttggttatggtcttctgatgagcccaatttgtgctctgggcttttggttttagaaactgggcttggttactgaggattgggccttaggcttcactgaagtgaatttgggctcagttgaagcagcagtctttggcttggccttggaaggcagcaggagaagaagtggcagggcagcagcaggagcaagagctgcacagcaaggccaacagcaactgcagcagaacaagcaacagcagctacagcagcagtgcagcagaagtggcagcaggggaagcaagtagtaatgcagcagtgcacTGCAGCAATAGagaatgcacagcagtgcagcagcaacagagttgcagcagcagctgcagctgctcaagcagtgaagaaaatgcaaaacagaaaagcaacagagttgcagggcaggaggggaagcaagtagaaaagaaaatgcaaaacagaaaatgcaggtaaaacaaacaagtgaaagaaaacaagactaacagttgaacagtagaagatggaattgtggatgagaatgaaggttgatggcaaactagggcattgattccacctcttaacctagactaagtcggatattccaattgcaaccaaattatcctcccaaggtactagctatctgattagagcataactagtctgaggtttggaccataatcaattaacatgggctgctgcactttcaatcacaggggtatcctaactacaatgtatgcctgacatacaatgtgagagcaaagtgatgagaggccaaaattgtagtctcctacacagtggcattaaggtttcatcttcaccctagtggtgaattagaacatgctaacacctagaactaaacaggaacaattacaaatgaacaggagcattaaactaacaacacatcaacaattacacaacatcaaacacaacacagtgaacaagaagaaaaatatgcaaatgatgaaaattgacaatgaaattaaaatcaaacctaacccaattagggggaaacttggctagtccaagaacagtttttacatccctacatcacttcccttttatacccaaattatcaaattagggtttacacccattttccccaaaaatattcaataaacAGTACAGTTAGGGTTTTACTTTTATTACCCCAAAATTTagcttacaaactcccaaaatctgctcgacccatgcctcctctagtccttgttgctcttcctctgctcctattgtcccctaatttcgagttattttactcaccccaaaacctagggtttcagaggttgtgagatgaagaaaataactaggctagggatatgggggtgttgtcggtgaagagatagtagtggcagtgatggaactggtggtggtgaaggaaacgacagcggcagagaggggaggtggtggagttgcagagctctgcaactgtcgggtgaaggagatgaagttttggggcgatgggttgtttgggtggataataggcttcggtgctagggtgtgaagcgggatcatctggttcgatgtttggcgagctgagatgctggatatggagatggtaggtagatctaacggtggtttgagagatgaatcacttcaaccgttggattgtgaaatacaacaaagttaacggcgaagatcgaggttaggtgctgtagtgttaagcggaagtatcgagatttgatgagaaggcaaagaagcgaccgtaggatctaaatgtgatctaatctgaaggcttggaatttaggtactatggtgttttgcagggacttcagattttgatgcacgatgaagaagcgaccattggatgatgagatggatccaatctaacggctgagaatggaggcgggtatggatatagaaaatgggtttgggtaagggttttggaccttgggtatgccaagcccatatcttctttaagaacaattcttccttcttgagcccattcctagctttttggtcttgtgcgcaacattcttcgcggcttccttgcgtaattcctcccggcttttcactacttttctgctctttttgctccgcaattcatccgaactttatttattacctaaaaatgcaaaattaattaataaaaatatttattcttgaaaacaatgaaaatacagaatatgggataaaatgtagaattaatgcataaaagatgagttaaactgccaacaaaaagggataaatatatacaatatttggcactcatcacaggtGGAGGATGAAGCTTGGGCGAAGGAGCTGGCGGAAGCTCCTGGAACTAACTTTCATAAAATGGCAGCCACTCTATTACCTTAGAAGGAAAAAGTTGAGAGTAAGGATTCGACGGATTGAATTTTGATTTAGAAGAAATTGAGTTTCAGCAGTAGAAGGGAAGTTTAGATTTTCAGTTTTTGAACATATATGCAAAGGTAGTAAGTAATCTGGAATCATTTTGAAGGATCGAAGAATAGTAGTAGTATAAACTAGAGAGGGCAAGATCTAATGTTTTTGATCATCAGTGTTTCTAATTGAATGTAatctctttgtttttttttccttgttgttAAGTACCAGTAAAAActctttcttattttgactctTTCCCTTCCTAATGAAACTAGGAAGAGAAATCCTGCTGTCCGTAGGAATTGTCGAAATATATCACGTCTCAATTACAAGAAAAATAAGCCCCTTGTGAACCATTATAAATTATCAAGGCAAAACACACGGGCCTCAACAATAGAATCTGACTTATCACATAACCAAGTTAAGGTGCAAAGCAAAAAGTTTCCGCACACAACACAAACAGCTGAATAAGAAGCAACAAAGAAAACTAAGAAACTAGACCTCTATCAGCAAAGAAGATAAAGAGGTCATAATACATGAAGAACGGGAGGTAGAGAACCACCAGGCGAGCAACTTTGTTTGCCAAGGAAATATCAAATCTTCTTTCTTAACAACGGATTCATGATAAACTATAATGGCTTGATAATCTTTTTGATCCCTGATGCAGGCTCACTTTCCGACTCAGCCACGGGTATACCACCCACGGACCTTACCCCTCTACTACTACACGAGGCCTTGCAAATCTTTAACCACCCTTTTTATACCGCAGAGAATAGAAGCTTACCTGTTCAGAGTATTAAGGCATCGTCAACAAGAAGAAAATTTCATTTCTTCCTCCAGTGGCTGACcctgaagaaagaaagagaaacatTCTGTCTTTCATTGGAGATGAATGAAGATGAGTTTTTATCGAGACCCTTCCTTGGATAATCTCTTGCAAAAACAATGAAATTCTGGCGTTCTATTTTTTCCATCCGTATATACATAACCTAGTCCATCCTCTATATCCTTGTTTTCAAGCAACCAGTTCATGTAATCCCGCAAGATAGTACATTCTTTTGGTATGAAGATCTTAAGAGGGAGAGAGTTCTCTACATAACTATGGAGCTTATAGCCGATATGATCCCGTCTACAATAAATAAGtttatcaacatcaacaacatcatcataaGGGAAGACACGGCGCCTTACCTTGCAGCTAAACAACTCAACATCTTTTGTGGGATCGACAGGCGAATACTTCACCATCTTGAGACGTTTTCTCCTCAAATCGTACAACTGAACACATACGTTATCAAACCAGTACAAGATAACTCTATCAGATGCACACATTATCTGTGTTATTGGCTGAGGAGCATGAGTAGTAGTACTAGTAGTTGTAGTAGCAGTTGTAGTGGCAGCTGCAGCTGCAACTGTAATAGTAGTTgtgacggtggtggtggtcgcAGTCGTAGAAGAAGTAGCTGTTGCTATGATGCATGGAGGAGGATTAGACATATCTTGAATCATACTAGTATTAtcacaaacatcaaaaatctctgcGCTCCATTCTGAATTGACTCTGTCCTTCAATACATACAAATGAACCTTACAACAACAGTTGCCATTATTCCTTTGCTCACCAGTCTGTAGACGTGCTATACAGGGAGATCCTTCAAATTCCAAAAGACGATGATCAATTAACTGTTGCTCCTGCTCAGTAGTTATTGTCGTTGTCCCCGTCTTGATCTTTAAGCTACATTCAAGAGGAAGAGAAATGAGTTGAAACTGTTCATTGTGAATGTCAAAACATAGCAGCATTTCCGTCTCCTGATCCTCTTCTTTGTTATCACCAAACCCTTGATCTCTAGTAAGTACCCTCCAGTAAAGAGCTCCACCAACATATATAGCTGATCTAGAAAAACTCATCCTTGACaaaatcaccttcttcttcatcttttcctGTATAATTCCAGCACTAACTGCAATAACAGGGAGGGTAGTAGGAGTAGACGACTCTCTCCATGATATGCTTCCCAGTGTGAAAACCATGCACTTGAATTTGTCATGAATATCAGTTAAAGTAGTTGATGTATTGGAGTAAACAAGGACAATTTTGTATTCATTAGCTAAAGAATCAAACCCGAAACCACAACAAAAAATGATAGCTTTATCAGGCACTGGATACATTGCGGCCATAAAGTCTTCCGGTCTGCAACTAGGATTTGTTATATGAAAGAAACATCGTCCATGGACAAGACATGCTCTATAGCAATGTAATCCATTACAATGACCTACTAGTTCTTGTTTACAAATGCAGATATCAGTCATCTTACGAAAATAATATACATCATTATCATTGTCAACATCTATATCTAACCTTAAAGTGCATTGCTGTAGATGTCTAATTCTAAAAAATCGTGAATTAAGAATATCCAATGTGAGATTTGGATATCTATTGTTGTTGCGGCGAGATTGAAATAAGGTGTATAAGGATATAAAGTGAGGATGTATTATTGATTTATACCACAACTTGCAGACCAGAGCACATTCTTTTGAAAGATTCTTAACTGGTAGCCTTATCAATATATTATCAACTATTACCTCATGAGGAAGTTTCTGATGAGGAGATTCAGCTGTTGCTGTTCTATGAGCAGTCAATTTCCATCTCTTgttagaagcaattggaccgcCATCCATCTCAATCTTCCTCTTCCCCAGAGTTAggttttcattcttcttcttcttctgctcctccaTATACGCAATTGGAACATCATCCATCTCCAGCTTCCTCTTAGACCGGGTTAGGattcccttcttcttctgctcctccataaataatatataaattaacTGATTTGTGATCAATAATAAAATCAATCAGATAGATTGAATGAAGATCAATGAGACTAAAATCATCCGAGAACACTAAAATCAACCACAATTTTACAGAAATGGATCTAACATTAAGACTGCCGCTTAGCCGACAACAATGTGAAATTCCAAAttggaaatgaaaatgaaaatgaaaatggaaTTGAACACTACTTTTATATCACTGTAAACCCTAAGCCGACCTATAGAAACACATGTGCGGCTCTCACGTATGGCTTTGGGTCCAACTCTGTCAACCCTCATATTATGAAAGTGATCAAGGAATTTGAGACTGCTTTTTCTCAGGATTGGAGAATAAATTGTACTAACCTTAAACTGATTCCAAAATGTAGTGGTGCAGTGAATCTACATAATTTCAGGCCAATAAGCTTGATTGGaggagtttataaaatagtttcaAAGTTGTTGACCGATAAATTAAAGATGGTTCTGCGTTCTATTATTTCCGAATATCAAGGTGCATTTGTCCATGAAAGACAAATTAATGATGACATCCTAATAGTTTATGAACTTATAGATTCAAGAACGAGAGAAGATAAAGCTGGTATATTGTGTAAAGTGGACTTCGAAAAAGCTTCTGATAGCATAAATTGAGGTTGTATTGACAAGGTTCTAGAGTGTTGTGGTTTCGGTCATGTGTGGAGGAGTTGGGTTAAGTGGTGTATTTCTTTTGCGAGATTCTCCCTTAAGGAATTAGACAAGGGGATCCTATCTCCCCATTTATTTTTATTCTAGTGACTGAAGTCCTCTCTTTGATGCTAAAAAAAAGCTGCGACAAATGGCCTTATATCTGGTTTCCGGGTTGCACCGGATGGCATTGTCATTCCAATTTGATGACAACCTACTGGTTTTCCTAGACGACTCTTTGGAGCATGTAACTAATTCAAAATATATTCTTCTTGTTTTAAGAGTGCAATTGTGGGTATTGGCTTAAATCACAATGGTTTTATGTGTGCTCAAGCTTTTGGTTGTAACCATGCTCAGTTAGGTTTACTGTATTCAGGTATACCTTTGGTCAGTAAGTACAAATGTAAGCCTATTTGGGATATAATTATTCAATAAATCCATCAGAAATTTTCAACTTGGAAAATGAGATATCTTTCAAAAGGACAAAGATTATTGTTAGTTAACAATGTTTTGGCAAGTCTGTCAGTTTACTATCTTTCCATGTTCCAAATGTCGATCTCTGTTATGAAAGATATCGAAAGGATTATGAAGAATTTTATCTAGGGTTCCTCCGATAAAACAAAGAAGAGAAGTTGGGTTTCATCCCCTGCATTGCAAGTTGATATGGAGATATGGCTCCGAGAAGAACTCTTTATGGAGGAAAATAGTCTATCAAAAGTTTGAAGGTAATCCTAATTCATTTTTTCCCAATTCTACTTCTAAATCAGTGAGTCATAGCTTATGGGCAGGAATCTTAAAGTCC
This portion of the Papaver somniferum cultivar HN1 chromosome 11, ASM357369v1, whole genome shotgun sequence genome encodes:
- the LOC113320496 gene encoding uncharacterized protein LOC113320496 — translated: MEEQKKKGILTRSKRKLEMDDVPIAYMEEQKKKKNENLTLGKRKIEMDGGPIASNKRWKLTAHRTATAESPHQKLPHECMVFTLGSISWRESSTPTTLPVIAVSAGIIQEKMKKKVILSRMSFSRSAIYVGGALYWRVLTRDQGFGDNKEEDQETEMLLCFDIHNEQFQLISLPLECSLKIKTGTTTITTEQEQQLIDHRLLEFEGSPCIARLQTGEQRNNGNCCCKVHLYVLKDRVNSEWSAEIFDVCDNTSMIQDMSNPPPCIIATATSSTTATTTTVTTTITVAAAAATTTATTTTSTTTHAPQPITQIMCASDRVILYWFDNVCVQLYDLRRKRLKMVKYSPVDPTKDVELFSCKVRRRVFPYDDVVDVDKLIYCRRDHIGYKLHSYVENSLPLKIFIPKECTILRDYMNWLLENKDIEDGLGYVYTDGKNRTPEFHCFCKRLSKEGSR